One window of the Nocardia terpenica genome contains the following:
- a CDS encoding histone-like nucleoid-structuring protein Lsr2 encodes MAKKVTVSLIDDVDGESIADETIEFAIDGVSYEIDLSAANAAKLRDGLEQWVTNARRTSGRRRSKPAGAGAGAPKSRVSMDREQSAAIREWARRKGHKVSARGRISADITEAYNKEVGRAN; translated from the coding sequence ATGGCAAAGAAGGTCACCGTTAGCCTGATCGACGATGTCGACGGTGAGTCCATCGCGGACGAGACCATCGAGTTTGCGATCGACGGTGTGTCGTACGAGATCGACTTGTCCGCGGCAAATGCGGCGAAGCTGCGTGACGGGCTGGAACAGTGGGTCACCAACGCGCGCCGGACGAGCGGGCGTCGGCGCAGCAAGCCGGCCGGTGCCGGTGCGGGCGCGCCGAAGAGCCGGGTGTCGATGGATCGGGAGCAGAGTGCCGCAATTCGGGAATGGGCGCGGCGCAAGGGTCACAAGGTCTCCGCGCGCGGTCGTATCTCCGCCGACATTACCGAGGCGTACAACAAGGAAGTCGGTCGCGCGAACTAG
- the lysS gene encoding lysine--tRNA ligase: MRIRREKRERLLGEGREAYPVVVPRTHTLAEIRAAYPDLAPDTQTGLRVGVAGRVIFMRNTGKLCFATLQEGDGTKLQAMISLNGVGADALAAWKADVDLGDFVFVHGEVISSRTGELSVMADSWSMAAKSLRPLPVAHKELSEESRVRQRYVDLIVRPEAREMARTRVRVVRALRNALERRGFLEVETPMLQTLHGGAAARPFVTHSNALDMDLYLRIAPELFLKRCVVGGIEKVFEINRNFRNEGADSTHSPEFAMLETYEAYGTYDDSARMMRELIQEVAQEVYGTQVVTLADGTEYDLGGEWNTVQMYPSLSDSLGVAVTPETTVPELLALADRVGLEIPQDKGYGHGKLVEELWEHVYGDKLYAPTFVRDFPVETSPLTRQHRSKPGVTEKWDLYVRGFELATGYSELVDPVIQRDRFIDQARLAAAGDDEAMRLDEDFLSAMEHGMPPTTGTGMGIDRLLMALTGLGIRETILFPIVRPAAR, translated from the coding sequence ATGCGGATTCGCCGGGAGAAGCGTGAGCGGCTGCTCGGGGAGGGCCGCGAGGCGTATCCGGTGGTGGTGCCGCGCACACATACCCTGGCCGAAATTCGCGCCGCCTATCCCGACCTCGCCCCCGACACGCAGACGGGGCTGCGGGTCGGCGTCGCCGGGCGCGTCATTTTCATGCGTAATACCGGCAAGTTGTGTTTTGCGACGCTCCAGGAGGGCGACGGCACCAAGTTGCAGGCGATGATCAGCCTGAACGGTGTCGGCGCCGATGCGCTGGCGGCCTGGAAGGCCGATGTCGACCTGGGCGACTTCGTATTCGTGCACGGCGAGGTGATCTCCTCGCGAACCGGCGAATTGAGCGTCATGGCCGATTCCTGGTCGATGGCGGCGAAGTCGCTGCGCCCGCTGCCGGTGGCGCACAAGGAGCTGAGCGAGGAGTCGCGGGTCCGCCAGCGCTACGTCGATCTCATCGTGCGGCCGGAGGCGCGGGAGATGGCGCGCACCCGGGTGCGGGTGGTGCGCGCGCTGCGAAACGCCTTGGAGCGCAGGGGTTTCCTGGAGGTCGAGACCCCCATGCTGCAGACCCTGCACGGCGGCGCGGCCGCGCGCCCGTTCGTCACCCACTCCAATGCGCTGGATATGGATCTGTACCTGCGCATCGCGCCGGAGCTGTTCCTCAAGCGCTGCGTGGTGGGCGGCATCGAGAAGGTCTTCGAGATCAACCGCAACTTCCGCAACGAGGGCGCGGACTCCACCCATTCGCCCGAGTTCGCGATGTTGGAAACGTATGAGGCGTACGGCACCTACGACGATTCCGCGCGGATGATGCGGGAATTGATCCAGGAGGTGGCCCAGGAGGTCTACGGGACGCAGGTGGTCACCCTGGCCGACGGCACCGAATACGACCTGGGCGGCGAGTGGAACACCGTCCAGATGTACCCCTCGCTGTCGGACTCGCTGGGTGTGGCCGTGACACCGGAAACGACGGTACCGGAATTACTGGCGCTGGCCGATCGGGTCGGCCTGGAAATTCCCCAGGACAAGGGCTACGGGCACGGCAAACTGGTCGAGGAACTGTGGGAGCATGTCTACGGCGACAAGCTGTACGCGCCGACTTTCGTGCGCGACTTCCCGGTGGAGACCTCGCCGCTGACCCGCCAGCACCGCAGCAAGCCCGGCGTGACCGAGAAGTGGGATCTCTACGTCCGCGGCTTCGAGTTGGCCACGGGCTATTCGGAACTCGTGGATCCGGTGATTCAGCGCGACCGGTTCATCGATCAGGCCAGATTGGCGGCCGCGGGTGACGACGAGGCGATGCGGCTCGATGAGGACTTCCTTTCGGCCATGGAACATGGTATGCCACCGACAACGGGGACCGGTATGGGAATCGACCGGTTGCTGATGGCGTTGACGGGTCTGGGAATCAGGGAAACGATACTGTTCCCAATTGTGCGTCCGGCCGCGCGCTGA
- a CDS encoding rhodanese-like domain-containing protein, which translates to MTIDRMLENARTQLKRVYAFELPQAIERGALLVDIRPQAQRVKEGTLPGALVIERNVLEWRLDPSSSARLAAATDHDVEWIVVCSEGYTSSLAAASLQQLGLHRATDLVGGYQALKAAGLLSVAAGAPHFVREVGALVSL; encoded by the coding sequence TTGACGATCGACCGCATGCTGGAGAACGCGCGGACGCAACTGAAGCGCGTGTACGCGTTCGAATTGCCGCAGGCGATCGAACGGGGCGCGCTGCTGGTCGACATTCGGCCGCAGGCGCAGCGGGTGAAAGAGGGCACGCTGCCCGGCGCGCTGGTGATCGAGCGAAATGTCCTCGAATGGCGCCTGGACCCGAGCAGTTCCGCGCGCCTGGCGGCGGCCACCGACCACGATGTGGAATGGATCGTGGTCTGCTCCGAGGGCTACACCTCCAGCCTGGCCGCGGCCTCGCTACAGCAGCTGGGATTGCACCGGGCCACCGATCTGGTGGGCGGCTATCAGGCGTTGAAGGCGGCCGGATTGTTGTCGGTCGCGGCGGGCGCCCCGCACTTCGTGCGCGAGGTCGGCGCACTGGTCTCGCTGTAA
- a CDS encoding cysteine dioxygenase, with protein MRSSVVTHPVRLAPEITDRAVASALPTRLRPADLLRLTDEGAEDVLAGRYDHLLPSDGRWPTDNRWATRLLADEEVDVWLISWVAGQATELHDHAGSLGALTVLSGALSELRWNGSELRRRTLSAGDQASFPLGWVHDVVRAPGEPPTGPPDPTLSIHAYSPPLTAMSYYEVTGHGTLRRTRTVLTDQPEGDVK; from the coding sequence ATGCGTTCCTCTGTAGTCACCCACCCTGTTCGTCTCGCGCCCGAGATCACCGACCGTGCCGTCGCCTCGGCGCTGCCCACCCGGCTGCGCCCGGCCGACCTGCTGCGGCTCACCGACGAGGGCGCCGAGGACGTGCTGGCCGGGCGCTACGACCACCTGCTGCCGTCCGACGGCCGCTGGCCCACCGACAATCGCTGGGCCACAAGGCTGCTCGCCGACGAGGAGGTCGACGTCTGGCTGATCAGCTGGGTGGCCGGTCAGGCCACCGAGCTGCACGACCACGCCGGTTCCCTCGGCGCGCTCACCGTGCTCAGCGGCGCGCTCTCGGAACTGCGTTGGAACGGAAGCGAATTGCGCCGGCGCACGCTGTCGGCGGGGGACCAGGCGTCGTTCCCGCTCGGCTGGGTGCACGACGTGGTCCGCGCCCCCGGCGAGCCGCCCACCGGTCCACCGGACCCGACGCTGTCGATCCACGCCTATTCACCACCGCTCACCGCCATGTCCTATTACGAGGTCACCGGCCACGGCACGCTGCGGCGCACCCGGACCGTCCTCACCGACCAGCCCGAAGGCGATGTGAAATGA
- a CDS encoding type III pantothenate kinase, producing the protein MLLAIDVRPTSIEIGLFSGSGSHSTLVQTWRMHTNPLLTADEFAMQVRGLIGDRLEQVTGVAALSTMAPVLRELRGMLTRYWATVPHVLVEPGVRTGIPLLVDNPKEVGADRIVNCLSAFHRFDAPAIVVDFGTAICVDVVSGKGEFLGGTIAPGVEIATEALVARTALRRAELTRPRSVVGKNSLECIQSGAVFGFAGLVDGLIDRIRDELDGFSGNDVAVVATGTAAPLIVPESETIEHHEPHLTLDGLRLVYERNQQRRR; encoded by the coding sequence ATGCTTCTCGCGATCGACGTCCGCCCCACCAGCATCGAGATCGGCCTGTTCTCCGGCAGCGGCTCGCATTCGACACTGGTGCAGACCTGGCGCATGCACACCAATCCGCTGCTGACCGCCGACGAATTCGCCATGCAGGTGCGCGGCCTGATCGGCGACCGGCTCGAGCAGGTCACCGGCGTCGCGGCGCTGTCCACCATGGCGCCGGTGCTGCGCGAGCTGCGCGGCATGCTGACCCGCTACTGGGCCACCGTCCCGCACGTGCTGGTGGAACCCGGTGTGCGGACCGGGATTCCGCTGCTGGTGGACAATCCGAAGGAGGTGGGCGCGGACCGCATCGTCAACTGCCTGTCCGCCTTCCACCGCTTCGACGCCCCGGCCATCGTGGTCGACTTCGGCACCGCCATCTGCGTGGACGTGGTGTCGGGCAAGGGCGAATTCCTCGGCGGCACCATCGCGCCGGGCGTGGAGATCGCGACCGAGGCGCTGGTGGCCCGCACCGCGCTGCGGCGCGCCGAGCTGACCCGCCCGCGCTCGGTGGTGGGCAAGAACAGCCTGGAATGCATCCAATCCGGCGCGGTCTTCGGCTTCGCCGGGCTGGTCGACGGCCTCATCGATCGCATCCGCGACGAGCTCGACGGCTTCTCCGGCAACGACGTCGCCGTGGTCGCCACCGGCACCGCCGCCCCGCTCATCGTCCCGGAATCGGAGACCATCGAGCACCACGAACCACACCTCACCCTGGACGGCCTGCGCCTGGTGTACGAGCGCAACCAGCAGCGACGGCGCTGA
- the panD gene encoding aspartate 1-decarboxylase produces the protein MLRTMMKSKIHRATVTHADLHYVGSVTVDQDLLDAADLLEGEQVCIVDIDNGARLETYVIAGERGSGVIGINGAAAHLVHPGDLVILIAYGQLDEREVREYAPRVVFVDERNRPVDLGSDPAHAPDGSDLSSPRSLTVA, from the coding sequence ATGTTGCGCACCATGATGAAGTCGAAGATCCACCGCGCCACCGTGACGCACGCGGATCTGCACTACGTCGGCTCGGTGACGGTGGACCAGGATCTGCTGGACGCCGCCGATCTGCTCGAGGGCGAGCAGGTCTGCATCGTCGACATCGATAACGGCGCCCGGCTCGAGACCTACGTGATCGCGGGCGAGCGCGGCTCCGGAGTCATCGGAATCAACGGCGCCGCAGCCCATCTGGTGCATCCGGGCGATCTGGTGATCCTGATCGCCTACGGTCAGCTGGACGAGCGGGAGGTACGCGAGTACGCGCCCCGGGTGGTGTTCGTCGACGAGCGCAACCGGCCGGTGGACCTGGGCTCGGATCCGGCGCACGCGCCCGACGGCTCGGACCTGTCGTCCCCGCGCTCGCTGACCGTCGCCTGA
- the panC gene encoding pantoate--beta-alanine ligase produces the protein MPDPKTLRGAYTPGELTVVHEPATLSAVTTALRSVGRTIALVPTMGALHEGHLELVRRAKRTNRVVIVSIFVNPLQFAAGEDLDRYPRTLDADVDLLRGEGVELVFAPSAAQMYPVGPRTSVHPGPLGAELEGASRPTHFAGVLTVVAKLLQIVRPHEAFFGEKDYQQLTLIRDMVRDLNFDVSIVPVATVRERDGLALSSRNRYLDPAQRELATTLSAALAAGRHAAGLGPDGVLAAARAVLDGVPGIDVDYLELRGADLGDIPPSGNARLLVAARIGATRLIDNMPVTVGVAIDGHPTTPDTAEASA, from the coding sequence ATGCCCGATCCGAAGACCCTGCGCGGCGCGTACACGCCGGGCGAACTGACCGTGGTGCACGAGCCCGCGACGCTGTCCGCGGTGACCACCGCGCTGCGCTCGGTGGGCCGCACGATCGCCCTGGTGCCCACCATGGGCGCCCTGCACGAGGGGCACCTGGAGCTGGTGCGCCGCGCCAAGCGCACCAACCGGGTCGTGATCGTCTCGATCTTCGTCAACCCGTTGCAGTTCGCGGCGGGGGAAGACCTGGACCGGTACCCGCGCACCCTGGACGCCGACGTGGACCTGCTGCGCGGCGAGGGCGTCGAGCTGGTGTTCGCCCCCAGCGCCGCGCAGATGTATCCCGTCGGCCCGCGCACCTCGGTGCATCCGGGACCGCTCGGCGCCGAGCTCGAGGGCGCCAGCCGCCCGACCCATTTCGCGGGCGTGCTGACCGTGGTGGCCAAGCTGCTGCAGATCGTCCGCCCGCACGAGGCGTTCTTCGGCGAGAAGGACTACCAGCAGCTCACCCTCATCCGGGACATGGTGCGGGACTTGAACTTCGACGTCTCCATCGTCCCGGTGGCCACCGTCCGGGAGCGGGACGGCCTGGCGCTGTCCTCGCGCAACCGCTATCTCGACCCGGCCCAGCGCGAGCTGGCGACCACGCTGTCGGCCGCCCTGGCCGCCGGTCGGCACGCCGCGGGCCTGGGCCCGGACGGGGTGCTGGCCGCGGCCCGCGCCGTGCTCGACGGCGTGCCCGGCATCGATGTCGACTACCTGGAGCTGCGCGGCGCGGACCTGGGCGACATCCCGCCGAGCGGCAATGCCCGGCTGCTGGTCGCCGCCCGCATCGGCGCCACCCGCCTGATCGACAACATGCCGGTCACCGTCGGCGTGGCGATCGACGGCCACCCCACCACCCCCGACACTGCCGAAGCGTCCGCGTAG
- a CDS encoding Rossmann-like and DUF2520 domain-containing protein, whose product MVTSGKVVSGTDPAPARLTVGIVSAGRVGSAIGAALERAGHIVFGVSAISDASRLRARTRLPDSRILPAEEVAARSELLILAVPDAELAGLVAGLAAARVVRPGTIVAHTSGANGIGVLAPLTARGARALAIHPAMTFTGHDEDLSRLGNACFGITAADEIGYAIAQSLVIEMGGEPVRVPEEHRTLYHAALAHGSNHLVTLIVDAVDALRAALAGPGLLGQQTVDEQPGGLAERILAPLASAALENALRRGQSALTGPVARGDADAVAAHLDALAAVDARLAAGYRAQSLRTAERVRTNPALIELLEGR is encoded by the coding sequence ATGGTGACCTCGGGCAAGGTTGTCTCAGGGACCGACCCTGCGCCCGCACGGCTGACGGTGGGAATCGTCTCGGCGGGACGCGTGGGCTCCGCGATCGGCGCGGCACTGGAGCGTGCCGGTCACATCGTCTTCGGCGTCTCGGCCATCTCCGACGCGTCGCGGCTGCGCGCCCGCACCCGGCTGCCGGATTCGCGGATTCTCCCGGCCGAGGAGGTCGCCGCGCGCAGCGAGCTGCTGATCCTGGCCGTGCCGGATGCCGAATTGGCCGGGCTGGTGGCCGGTTTGGCGGCGGCGCGGGTGGTGCGGCCCGGCACCATCGTGGCGCACACCTCCGGCGCGAACGGCATCGGCGTGCTGGCCCCGCTGACCGCGCGCGGCGCGCGGGCGCTGGCCATCCACCCGGCCATGACCTTCACCGGCCACGACGAGGACCTGTCCCGGCTCGGCAACGCCTGCTTCGGCATCACCGCCGCCGACGAAATCGGTTACGCCATCGCGCAATCGCTGGTCATCGAGATGGGCGGCGAACCGGTGCGGGTGCCGGAGGAACACCGCACGCTCTATCACGCCGCCCTCGCGCACGGCAGCAATCATCTGGTCACGCTGATCGTGGACGCCGTGGACGCGCTGCGCGCCGCCCTGGCGGGACCGGGCCTGCTGGGTCAGCAGACCGTCGACGAACAGCCGGGCGGCCTGGCCGAGCGCATCCTCGCGCCGCTGGCCTCCGCCGCGCTCGAAAACGCCCTGCGCCGTGGCCAATCCGCGCTCACCGGCCCGGTCGCCCGCGGCGACGCCGACGCGGTCGCCGCCCACCTCGACGCCCTCGCGGCCGTCGACGCACGCCTGGCCGCGGGCTATCGCGCGCAGTCGCTGCGCACCGCCGAGCGGGTGCGCACCAATCCCGCCCTGATCGAATTGCTGGAGGGACGCTGA
- a CDS encoding DUF6779 domain-containing protein — MVSPSRSSASTRPRENAGRFVVGGLMLLGLIASVFPIFSSNLQLVRVGLVAALWAAVIAALVATRYRREAAVDQAKAHDLQTVYELQLEREITARREHELAVEARVRQEVGADAAEIAALRAELTVLRESLQRLFDGDLPIDRPALHADAFRVQELPRAAANGNSAEADTWDAWSAPAVPVFEPDHPEPPAFASPDDDPVTAETSIVAPEPEAPEEPAPASPVGTAARRRRRAESDTDDYPGRKLSVAEIMANLRSEQNGG, encoded by the coding sequence ATGGTTTCACCCTCCCGTAGCAGTGCCTCCACGCGACCAAGGGAGAACGCGGGACGATTCGTCGTCGGCGGATTGATGCTGCTCGGTCTGATTGCCAGCGTGTTTCCGATTTTCAGCAGCAATCTGCAATTGGTGCGGGTCGGCCTGGTCGCCGCGCTGTGGGCCGCGGTGATCGCCGCGCTGGTGGCCACCCGCTATCGGCGCGAGGCCGCGGTCGACCAGGCCAAGGCCCATGACCTGCAAACCGTCTACGAATTGCAGCTGGAGCGCGAGATCACCGCCCGGCGCGAGCATGAGCTCGCCGTCGAGGCCCGGGTGCGCCAGGAGGTGGGCGCCGACGCCGCCGAGATCGCGGCCCTGCGCGCCGAGCTGACCGTGCTGCGCGAAAGCCTGCAGCGGCTTTTCGACGGCGACCTGCCGATCGACCGGCCCGCCCTGCACGCGGACGCCTTCCGCGTCCAGGAGCTGCCGCGCGCCGCGGCGAACGGTAACTCGGCGGAAGCCGACACCTGGGACGCCTGGAGCGCCCCCGCGGTGCCCGTCTTCGAGCCCGACCACCCCGAACCCCCGGCCTTCGCCAGCCCCGACGACGACCCGGTCACCGCCGAAACCTCCATCGTCGCACCGGAACCCGAAGCGCCCGAGGAGCCCGCCCCCGCATCCCCCGTGGGCACCGCCGCGCGCCGCCGCCGACGCGCCGAATCCGATACCGACGACTACCCGGGCCGCAAACTCTCGGTCGCCGAGATCATGGCCAACCTCCGCTCCGAGCAGAACGGCGGCTGA
- a CDS encoding DUF3180 domain-containing protein, whose product MKPTRALDLTANVLIAAIVAWFATRWAYSSFPPITVFAGASLYPVAALEAVLAFVIRARVNDERIGDGPRHLHPITAARAVALAKASAQVGSLAAGVWLGFLIWVLPQRSTLRAAASDTPGAIVGLVAGFALVAAALWLEYCCRAPSDPPDEPATS is encoded by the coding sequence ATGAAGCCGACGCGGGCACTGGATCTCACCGCGAACGTGCTGATCGCCGCGATCGTCGCGTGGTTCGCGACGCGCTGGGCGTACTCCAGCTTCCCGCCGATCACCGTGTTCGCGGGCGCCTCGCTGTATCCGGTGGCGGCGCTGGAGGCGGTGCTGGCCTTCGTGATTCGCGCCCGGGTCAACGACGAGCGCATCGGCGACGGCCCGCGGCACCTGCATCCGATCACCGCCGCGCGGGCGGTGGCGCTGGCGAAGGCGTCGGCGCAGGTGGGGTCGCTGGCGGCCGGGGTGTGGCTGGGCTTTCTGATCTGGGTGCTCCCGCAGCGCTCGACGCTGCGCGCCGCCGCGTCGGACACCCCGGGGGCGATCGTGGGCCTGGTGGCCGGGTTCGCCCTGGTGGCCGCCGCCCTGTGGCTGGAGTATTGCTGTCGTGCGCCGAGTGATCCGCCCGATGAGCCAGCAACCTCGTAG
- the folK gene encoding 2-amino-4-hydroxy-6-hydroxymethyldihydropteridine diphosphokinase, producing MTRAVLSIGSNLGDRLAQLRSVVDGLAPWLTAVSSVYSTPPWGGVPQQDYLNAVLVVEDPAAEARDWLHRGQRLEQAAGRVREVRWGARTLDVDVVWCAALRPAGPHPCRSTDPTLTLPHPQAHNRAFVLVPWLEVEPEALLEVDGVPRPVREWLAALDPAEVEGVRRTEHSLRGAS from the coding sequence ATGACCCGCGCCGTCCTGTCGATCGGTTCGAACCTGGGCGACCGGCTCGCCCAGTTGCGCAGCGTGGTGGACGGCCTCGCGCCGTGGCTGACGGCGGTGTCGTCGGTGTACTCGACGCCGCCGTGGGGCGGGGTGCCGCAGCAGGACTACCTCAATGCCGTTCTGGTGGTGGAGGATCCGGCGGCCGAGGCGCGCGACTGGCTGCACCGCGGCCAGCGGCTGGAGCAGGCCGCCGGTCGGGTGCGCGAGGTGCGCTGGGGCGCACGGACACTCGATGTCGACGTGGTCTGGTGCGCGGCGCTGCGCCCGGCGGGCCCGCACCCGTGCCGCAGCACCGACCCCACCCTGACCCTGCCGCATCCGCAGGCGCACAACCGGGCCTTCGTGCTGGTGCCGTGGCTCGAGGTGGAGCCGGAGGCGCTGCTCGAGGTGGACGGCGTCCCGCGCCCGGTGCGCGAGTGGCTGGCCGCGCTCGACCCGGCCGAGGTCGAGGGTGTGCGGCGCACCGAGCATTCGCTGCGCGGGGCGTCATGA
- the folB gene encoding dihydroneopterin aldolase, with product MSTDRIELRGLRAFGYHGCFDFERRDGQEFVVDITLWLDFGKAAATDDLAATVDYGALAGRAVAIVAGPPRNLIETVVSEIADDVMTDPRVAAAEVVVHKPSAPIPHTFADVRVVATRRRTGPDVTAGAVA from the coding sequence GTGAGCACCGACCGCATCGAGCTGCGCGGCCTGCGCGCCTTCGGATACCACGGCTGCTTCGACTTCGAGCGCCGCGACGGCCAGGAGTTCGTCGTCGACATCACGCTGTGGCTGGACTTCGGAAAGGCCGCGGCCACCGACGATCTCGCCGCGACCGTCGACTACGGCGCGCTGGCCGGGCGGGCCGTCGCCATCGTGGCGGGCCCGCCGCGCAATCTGATCGAGACGGTGGTCTCCGAGATCGCCGACGACGTGATGACCGATCCGCGCGTCGCCGCCGCCGAGGTGGTGGTGCACAAGCCGTCCGCGCCGATTCCGCACACCTTCGCCGACGTCCGGGTGGTCGCCACTCGCCGCCGCACCGGACCCGACGTCACCGCCGGGGCCGTGGCATGA
- the folP gene encoding dihydropteroate synthase: protein MSALIAPRGGRSCVVMGVVNVTSDSFSDGGRYLDPARAIAHGIELYRAGADIVDVGGESTRPGAVRIDPETEAERVVPVIRGLVEAGVPASVDTMRASVAEAAVAAGVSVVNDVSGGRADPDMVKVVAATEIPWILMHWRADADYRHAGPAERYTDVVAEVLTELSAQVDLAMAAGVHPGKLVLDPGLGFAKNADHNWALLGALPELAAQGLPILIGASRKRFLGALLADDQGPRPPDGRETATATISALAALHGAWGVRVHDVRASLDAIAVADSWRAADHARIRGDR from the coding sequence ATGAGCGCCCTGATCGCTCCGCGCGGCGGCCGGTCCTGTGTGGTGATGGGCGTGGTCAACGTCACCAGCGACTCGTTCTCCGACGGCGGTCGCTACCTCGATCCCGCGCGCGCGATCGCGCACGGGATCGAGCTGTACCGGGCGGGGGCGGACATCGTCGACGTCGGCGGCGAGTCGACCCGGCCGGGCGCGGTGCGGATCGATCCGGAGACCGAGGCCGAGCGGGTGGTCCCGGTGATCCGCGGGCTGGTCGAGGCGGGCGTGCCGGCCAGCGTCGACACCATGCGGGCCAGCGTGGCCGAGGCCGCGGTGGCCGCGGGCGTCTCGGTGGTCAACGACGTCTCCGGCGGCCGGGCCGATCCGGACATGGTGAAGGTCGTTGCGGCGACCGAGATTCCGTGGATCCTCATGCACTGGCGCGCGGACGCCGACTATCGGCACGCCGGTCCCGCCGAGCGGTACACCGACGTGGTGGCCGAGGTGCTGACCGAACTGTCCGCCCAGGTGGATCTGGCGATGGCGGCCGGGGTGCATCCGGGCAAACTGGTACTCGATCCGGGATTGGGCTTCGCCAAGAACGCCGACCACAACTGGGCGCTGCTGGGCGCGCTGCCGGAGCTGGCCGCGCAGGGCCTGCCGATCCTGATCGGCGCCTCCCGCAAGCGTTTCCTGGGCGCGCTGCTCGCCGACGACCAGGGCCCCCGCCCGCCCGACGGCCGCGAGACCGCGACCGCCACCATCTCCGCGCTGGCCGCGCTGCACGGGGCCTGGGGCGTGCGGGTGCACGATGTCCGGGCGTCGCTGGACGCCATCGCCGTCGCGGACTCCTGGCGGGCCGCCGATCACGCACGGATTCGGGGAGACCGGTGA
- the folE gene encoding GTP cyclohydrolase I FolE, protein MSANNRVVPGPVALDTGRSFDQPRAEAAIRELLIAVGEDPDRPGLAETPSRVARAYREMFAGLFTEPDAVLDTTFEEGHQEMVLVRDIPMYSTCEHHLVSFHGVAHVGYIPGSHGRVTGLSKLARLVDLYAKRPQVQERLTSQVADAVMRKLDPRGAIVVIEAEHLCMAMRGIRKPGASTTTSAVRGILQSSASTRAEALDLILRK, encoded by the coding sequence GTGTCGGCCAACAACCGTGTCGTCCCCGGGCCGGTCGCGCTGGACACCGGTCGTTCCTTCGACCAGCCGCGCGCCGAGGCGGCGATCCGCGAACTGCTGATCGCCGTCGGCGAGGATCCGGATCGCCCGGGTCTCGCCGAGACCCCGTCCCGCGTCGCGCGTGCCTACCGGGAGATGTTCGCGGGCCTGTTCACCGAGCCGGACGCGGTGCTGGACACCACGTTCGAGGAGGGCCATCAGGAGATGGTCCTGGTCCGCGACATCCCGATGTACTCGACCTGCGAGCACCACCTGGTGTCCTTCCACGGCGTCGCGCACGTCGGATACATCCCGGGCTCGCACGGCCGGGTCACCGGCCTGTCCAAACTGGCCCGGCTGGTCGATCTGTACGCCAAGCGGCCGCAGGTGCAGGAGCGGCTGACCAGTCAGGTCGCCGATGCGGTCATGCGCAAGCTGGACCCGCGCGGCGCGATCGTGGTGATCGAGGCCGAGCATTTATGCATGGCGATGCGCGGCATCCGCAAGCCCGGCGCCAGCACCACCACCTCGGCGGTGCGCGGAATCCTGCAGTCCAGCGCCTCCACCCGGGCCGAGGCCCTCGACCTGATCCTGCGCAAGTGA